The DNA sequence gctcgaagacccagagaccgatcagaATCGAGATCGGCcaggatcaagatcgagccaagaaacaaaaaagacattatagccgcaattagggggataatctcggcggaaatcacagCACAAATCAACGAGagattaattagctaatcatgggatttcttactgtatttagaattgtaccataagtagggctcccctactatataaaggggatctAATAATTTATAAAGGGAGGATATTCATGCAatacaaagcaatatactattctTTTTTTTAGGTTCTCAATACTCTGTTAATTTGCTCATATCTCATTTGCTATTTCATTTGGTTCGAGGGTAACTTAGCTCGAGGACCAAAGCTGCACATCTCATTTGGTTTGCTTTTACTTTTCTTTACAGTCAATTTCAATGtcaatttgcatattttctcaGTCTGTGCCAAGTAAAATCACGTGTCCTAAAAATCACAAATAAATTCAATcgttatccgtttttagggtaaacagtttggcacccaccgtggggctaagaataatagtgATTGCCTAGTactaattttcataacacacactactttacacttgttcttgtaagcgTTTTTGATTCCAGGATCAACATATCGAACTCTCAAGCAGTACCCACACACATCGACAACGGCCGTGGTTTTCATGGCGAAAACGACAACGTAGCCGCCCCAGGAAACGAAGTGCTTCCAGTTGACCTCGAGGGAGTACCAGTTGCAGACCCCATGGACGTTAGTTCCTATGTTGCCCTGAATGCAAATTTGGGCGTCGACGAAAATATCGTCCGCAGACACGTTCGATCAGCCGGTCAAAACGAACAGGGAAGCAAAGAAGGCGGAATCAACCTTCGAATAATATTCGGAatgctgcaggctcaacaagctaCAATAGAACAACTTCAAAATCAGAACCACACACCGAGTAGGGTCGAACCCGAGCAATCACAAAAAATTGTTCACAGGGCCAAACCAGTGCCGGGGAGGTCAAATGTAAATGAGTCAGGAACCGACCCCGCTAtcttgaaaatgttcgaggagctgacaaaacgaattgaatcaggggagaagaagattgaagagAATGAtaaaaaaagtggaaacatataactcccgagTTGATCAAATTCTAGGAGCATCGccgattttgaagggtttggattcaaagaagttcgtacaaaagcccttcccctcgagcgcggctcctaagcccattccgaagaaatcccgcatgccagaaattcccaagtataatggaactaccgaccccaacgagcacatcacttcttacacatgcgcaATAAAGGGAAACGAtttagaggacgatgagattgagTTTGTACtgctgaaaaaattcggagaaactttatcaaagggggagaagatatggtaccataatttaccacctaactccattgattcttttgttaTGCTCGCAGATTCCTTCATCAAAGTGCACAccggagcgataaaggtcgagactagaaagtcggacctcttcaaagtaaaatacaaagacaacgagatgctcagagagttcgtatctcggttccaaatAGAGCGTATAGATATTCCCCCGGTCgccgacgattgggccgttcaggctttcactcaaggcctaaaCATACGAAGTTTGGTAGCCTCAAttcagttgaagcagaacttgatcgaatatccagttgtaacctgggccgatgtgcataatcggtatcagtcaaagattagggtcgaggTTGACTAGTTGGGGACTcattccgggtccgtttatccaaaTAGGACCATCGACAGAGTTAAAAGGGATACTAACCGGGAACCACGGTCAAAGagagatcgatatcagccatacggTGGAGATCGGAGAAACAACGGGCCTGGATGCAACCCCATTCGAATTGATAGAATAAATTATCAAGgatagagctctcgagggctcatgagtaagAGTGGTTTCGATAGAAATATCGAACCCAAAGAAGCACCACgactatcagaatacaacttcaatattgatgcatcagctattgtatcagccattgggcgcatcaaagacaccaggtgaccccgtgtcatgacccaaaattcacacATTCAgaactgtgatggcgcctaacatttcacttgctaggaaagctaacattagaatataattagccattttaacacaattttaaattaattaataacaaagaaataaatgcgaaaataaagtctgaaataaagtgaataatccataataaacgcgatatctaaataccatcccagaactggaatcacaagtgcacgagcttctagaataatacaaataagggtctgaataaaataaagttgtctgaaagaaaatacacagctaaaataaagtagacggggacttcagaactgcagacgctgtgcagttatacctcaagtctcctctgggtagctaaaatccgagcaagtctatggtacgtcgctgggaccaactccgaaatctgcacaagaagtgcagagtgtagtatgagttcaaccgactccatgtactctgtaagtgtcgagcctaatctcaacgaagtagtgacgaggctaaggcaagtcacttacattaacccatacacaataataataataataataataataataataataataataataataataataataataataataataataataataataataataataataataataataatatgaatagtagtaagaccggtaaataatatcaataattgaagtcaattcagcagtcttaatccctcaacttgtttc is a window from the Nicotiana tomentosiformis chromosome 10, ASM39032v3, whole genome shotgun sequence genome containing:
- the LOC138899692 gene encoding uncharacterized protein, whose protein sequence is MPEIPKYNGTTDPNEHITSYTCAIKGNDLEDDEIEFVLLKKFGETLSKGEKIWYHNLPPNSIDSFVMLADSFIKVHTGAIKVETRKSDLFKVKYKDNEMLREFVSRFQIERIDIPPVADDWAVQAFTQGLNIRSLVASIQLKQNLIEYPVVTWADVHNRYQSKIRVEVD